DNA from Salvelinus sp. IW2-2015 linkage group LG2, ASM291031v2, whole genome shotgun sequence:
TAATATTAACTTTTCTGTTAACAGAMCCCTCTGTACATATTCAATTACAGTTTTCAATCCCGGTGCTGAGCTAATGTGGGTTAATGTGCAGTGGCTAATTGTATAGccaataggctatgtgtttgtagatcaactgaggtgaatgaatCTATTGCAACCAATATAATAATGMCTGTAgtaacattttcttgtttttgctcttttccggacctcactaaaactcaaaaCATGACAACGGCCCTGCTGCCTTCYTTCATTGATATGTTTGTGGTTGAGTGCTACATACGTTGTTATTTCAAGGCATAAATACAGAAACaatttagatttatttttattctttaaaCATATTTGAAGGTATTTTAAAAGTTTTATTGACAGCTTTAGGATAGATACGCATTGTCTTACATCAGATAGCGCAACGATTCCACCAGCACTGATTGAGGGTTCACACTAGATGGGCCACCAGCGAAgacaaaattggctatatcataaaaatgtacaaaaaaaacatgtcgctttttggtcttaattcaagattagggttaggcataaggttagtgtggttaagtttagggttaagttaGGTTTCAAATCAGATTTGAAGAAGAGAAATAGCTGGCCCAGATATTTGAGTGGTGAGACTAAGCAACCGAATGTAGACGYAAGTCGYGGAGAGAAGTTGAGGAGATGCAAGTCGYacactaatgtggttttccaacagcaaggctcagctCAACATGACAGTGTTGCCAGTGTTGCAAGAGTTGCATGTTCgagcggatcacttttgtcaagtKGTGACCATCGTTGGTCACCGCCTTCCAaagtgttgcattatggggataaaaaTTGTCAGACWTGKATCTACATGACAACGGCATGGGGTTCAAGCTGTAGAACCTAGTTCCTACATTGGAATATAAAAATMGATTTTATCAAACAAAACMATGCTATATTTTAaatctgggaccctcaggatgacaaatcagagcatgATTAATGAATGTAAGtgcattatttaccttcagaggtgaatgtatcacaccagttgccgtgataaaagtattttgttgWtgtgcactctcctcaaacaatataattatattttttcactgtaatagttactgtaaattggacactgcagttagattaacaagaatttaagctttctgcccatataagacatgtctatgtcctggaaagttggctttTACACTTTGTGTACTATTCtaactattctaactctcaacgttagcaacaaccgtgccgatttagggacaccgatcccgtagaggtttaaaatgtattttttttctcacccatctacacacaatgccccaaaatacaaagtgaaaacatYtttttagaaatgtttgcaaatgtattgaaaattaaatacagtaatattacatttacataagtattcacacccctgcgTCAATACTTTAtaaaagcacatttggcagcgattacagctgtaagtctttctgggtaagtctctaagagctttccacaactggattgtgcaacatttgcccattattcaaaaattgttgttgatcattgctagacaaccgttttcagatcttgccatagattttaaagtagatttaagtcaaaactgtaactcggccgccactcaggaacatacactgttttcttggtaagcaactccagtgtagatttggccttgtgttttaggttattgtcctgctgaaagctgaattCATCTCSCAgtctctggtggaaagcagactgagacAGATTTTCCTCRaggattttgcttgtgcttcgctccattccatttttttttattctgaaagAATCCATagtctttaacgattacaagcatacccataacatgatgcagccaccactatgcttgaaaatatagagagtggtactcagtaatgtgttgtattggatttgccccaaacataagactttgtattcaggacaaaaYGTTCACTGCTTTGCCACATTATTTTGCAGTATTAATTCAGTGCCTRgttgcaaacaggatgcatgtttaggaatatttgtattttgttcaggcttccttcttttcactctgtcaattagattagcattgtggagtaactacaatgttgttSatccatcctcaattttctcctatRacagccattaaactctgtaactgttttaaagtcactattagRctcatggtgaaatccctggttTCCTTCCTCTCRggcaactgagttaggaaggatgcctgtatctttgtagtgactgggtgtattgatacaccatccaaagtgtcattaatcaTGTCTGcttcttctttgcgaggcattggaaaatctccctSTtatttttggttgaatctgtgtttgaaattcagggaatctgagggaccttacaaataatRgtatgtgtggggtacagagatgaggtagtcattaaacaaTAATGTcacacactattactgcacacagagtgagtccatgcaacttattatgtgacttgttatgcaaatttccactcctgaacttatttaagatTTCCATAACAacgggattgaatacttattgactgaagacatttcatctttcatttgaaaatgatttgtaaacatttctaaaaacataattccacttgacattatggggtattgtgtgtaggttcgTGAGTGAGTGATTTGGGCTTGGAGACATGTTAATCAacattattaaataaaaaataaaaaacatttataaacaatggcaacactaccatgttgcactgagccttgctgttgaaaCAGCTTTTGAGCAGAGTTGACCCTCTCACTTATTCTCTTCTTCTCTGacctgactgaaacaggaaccaactgtGCTACAGAGGATACAAATGAAAGGGAGCCTATTTGAGACCTCTCTAACCAATTAATTGCACACtataggaggttggtggcaccataattggggaggacggcacGTGCTAATGAGCTGGAGCTGAATAAGTGGTAAATTATCAACAACATTAAACACATgtcttccatgtgtttgatgccattccattcgctcagttccagccattattaggagccgtcctcccctcagcagcctccactgtcacATGTTATGTTTTCAGTTTGRATGTGTGTGATATAGAGGTATAGAAACGTTTATTTTMACATTTTGAAATATCTTATTTGTTAAAGAAACAATAGCAGCCATGTTAGCACTGCCATGTTAATCTGAGTCTTGCTCTTGAAAAATCACCACTGTCTGATTTTTTCCTGTCGCAGATGCCCCTCCCCTGACTTCACTCAAGGACTCTCTCATACAGTCAGCTTCTTTAAAGGCGCCACATGTTCAATCGTCCGTCTGCATTTGGTAGCGCAGCATTTACGTTGACATGAGCTTCGCRGAGCAGCGCAGAGCTGTCGTGAAGGAAGTTGACAAGGacgtgagtttgtgtttatacaggacctcccgcccgtacctaccgtcaaccaatcatgtcaatgcggagctacaGGAGCCCTCGGCATTGTTACACAATTTAAGAGcattattatttctttttttaagtcAAGCATTAATTGGCTGTTAGCCWTACTGCTCGAACACYTCCAGTGGTCGTCACACCCAATGGTCGTGTTActctgctcagacgttgctgCCGTATGCCAGATCTTACAAGGTCTGGATAGGTATTTRACCTATCAGCTGAGCACACRatatgttatagcaatctggttcCCGACTTCACGGTCGATYacgtggcacgcaaccattggttgatMGATGCaacatctgagcaggggaacacgacCAATGTTAGATACATAGATGGGGAGATAGAGTACAGGGATATAGTAGAGAAAGTGAAGGGAATTCGGAGAAGGAAACCGCTGTCTCCAGGGGCATATTTGTGGCATTTCCATTTCGTAAAATTGTATCGCTCTTTTGATTGATGCCACAGTATAAGGTAGTGGATCTATCGAATCCCCCAGTGAAGTCAATTTAGCTCCCAAACCCTCTTATGTTCCTCTGTATGTTAGGCTTCATGCTAGgcaactacacaacacaacatggtggAAACAATAGTGATCTTGTGCTCATGTTTATTGGATATATGATAACACTCTGACAGGAACAATCTACATCATATCCTAACAGACAGGTGGTATTTACCCTGGGTTATGTATTGATGCAATGGTCATATCATAAAATGCCTTTGTGGTTGACTTCTGTTGGAGTATATAAATAGCCACTTTGGTGATGGGTTGTTAGGAATCTACCACAGGCTGTTGAACAGCTCTATGTCCTGATCGAGAAAAGGCGGTCCAAAAAAAGCAAGGAATTGCCACAAGCACTGTTTCCGTAGTTTGCATAAAGCCTTTATTGCCTATTTTAATACATGGCATGGTCGGTACATGGTAGCCGCTGGAGGATAGTGTCAAGTGGACTTAGTGCTGGATTCTGCGGATAGACTGGACCTGGTTGGTGTGAGCCTGYGTGCTGTACTCGTTGTAGTGTCTGTACTCTCcctggtgtctgtctctctccaggatgTACTGGTAACCACGGTAACCGGGGAACTGATAGGCCACCCACCTGTAAAGAGAAGGACATGTGTTATTCAGTTTGATAATTGTTCTCTCTACGACCAAAATGCGGCTGCTTTGTAGATAATATGTGCCCCGATGCAGTCCTATGCTTGTTGTAAAATCTACAAAACCAATCGTCTTGGAAAGTAATGGGTGACTGAGGATCTGCATGTTATTATGTGGACAAATGATGTCCTTGTCAATGTGTTTACGAATCAATAGCCTGGGGCcccacattttggtttttgccctagcactacacagctgattcaaataatcaaagcttggaaggagtttgggaaaccctgccctagAATGTTATGAAGGCATATCGGATGCTGAGATAATGGGATACTGGTCATCCCTGtaaatagccatgttatttttcctccttcttgttattcgttattcactgtgtatttattcctcgtgtcactatttctattttgaattaaaatgttatcttaaactctgcattgttggaaaaggacctgtaAAGTAAGCGTTRCACTGTTAGTCTACTCCTGTTGTTttacgacgcatgtgacaaacacaacttgatttgatttgagactcaCGCTCCGGAGTTGACTTTAATTGAGGGAACCTCCTTGCTACACCAGCCCATAGCCTGTAGAGAGGGGTAGTCATCACACATCTCGAACTTGCGTCCCTGGAAGTCTTCACACTCGTACAGAGTCACTTTACTGTCACTGTGGTTCTGTTGACAGAGATGAGCCTTGAATCGTTTCATATATGgttttgttaaaaaaacaatTGGGGGGGAATCAAAAACAGACGGATTTGAGAGTTGTGGTATGATGGTGTGATGATACGATATAAATACTAGAATCATGTGTGGATCTATTAACCTTCAATACAACATTAGTATTCCTGTGCTTCATTCCTAAATGTGTTTCAGATGTAGGCTTTTTTCCCACCTTGAAATGACACATTTCTGTGGCGAGGAACTTACAGCGCACTTGATAGGTCTAAAGGAAAGCATGTGCTCGGTTCTGTAACTGCTGTTTCCGCTCCAAGCCTCGTAACGGGGATAGTCTCCCTTCTCAAGGATAAACTGCTGGCCCTGGAACTCAGGATACTCATAACCCAACCAGCTAAAACACAggcggggagagagaaaaagagagagggaacgagaacgaaagagagaaaacagagcgTCAGGTTAGTTAACAAAAGTGCAACGCCCCATGGCAGCGAGATCTTTTTTGATTAGAGGACAAAGGGCCAAAGCAAACACCACATGCTGCACATATGGACCATTATCAGACCATCAGTCAGCTGCTGCAACAGAACACTAGGCAGGCAGCTGGGACTCAATGGAGATTACATCTGTAGCCTGACTTTGACTGACTgtcagaaacaaaacaacaagctACATTTCAGGCTAATAACTCGCACCAATCGGTGCTCTCTCCTAGTGTTCAGCTATAACATTTGGTCCATAACAATGTAAAAAGCACGAGGAAACTAAATTGCAAAGAAATTTGCCAAAATCATTGAATCGAAATAACAGTCATTATAAGATTCCATATTTTACAGTCAGACTGTCAAGTGTTAAGGGACATGATAATGTTGCATTGTCATACATTGTAGTATCACAACAAATGAAATGACACAGCTTTGATTTGAGGGCCGGTTCACAACAGTACAGTACAAATGCGATGTATAATATAATATTCAAGTATACATTAGCTTCTGAGAGGAACTAGGTCTAGAAATGAACGttatattgaatacatttctCATTTCTCACTTCTCACTCAAACACAACTAGAACCAATTACTTGAAAAACCTAAAAAACATTTGTTGACCGAACAAACTCCATGGGTCTAatgtagtactactactactctgtCGTAATAatgtagtactactactactctgtCGTAATAATGTAGTACTACTCTGCTAATAATGTGGTACAGATCCTCGGTTGTAGCCTAGTAGAGTAGAAATCCAAAGAGACACTTACGGTCCGTTCTCGACCTTGATGGAGCGGATCTTGTGGAATCCCCTATCCATGATGTTCTGACACTCCAGCAGGAACTCACAACGCTTGCCCTGGAAGTTCTCRTCCTCCCAGACAGTGATCTTGAACTGGCCCATCTGCTCCATCTGCTGAGTGTTCATGTTTGCTTTTTTCCACCGTGGGGTTGCTCTCTACCAAAAGGGGACAAGGAAGACCAGAGGTGAGGAAACTAGGCTAAAATGGGGTGCTTCTCTCTGGGTGCRCTGGTATCTCTACATGAAagtgaacattgattctggagcAAAGAGCAAGAGCGTACTACCATTTTTCTAGCTCTCAGTTTGAGCTCTCAGTTTGCACTGGGGAAATATCCGATACAAATATGAGATATACATCTCCCATATTGGATGTCATCAATCCTCTTTCTTGGTACACCAATGCACAGCAATCAGATGTTCACGTTCTACCTAGgtagtgtgaatacttacagagAGTACTGAGSTGGGACAGATCCAGAGTAACAATATCGAGTCCTAGGCCCCRCACTTCTGTTTTTATACTACCAAGCCCCTCATTTAATGCCYCTTTCGCACAAGCCTTGCACACTCAGCATTGGCAAACTGAATGCATGCATTAGTCCACACCATTGTGGAGGCtcccgaggcccattgtgagaGGCTTAGATCCACTGACTCATCAAAATGGCACCCAGGGACTGTGCCTGCCTGACGGCCGGCCACAATGGCAACACACTGACACAACAGTTTGATTGGAAATTGGGGACTATGGCAGCATTCTGGGAGATTACCCCAGAGGTAGGTACAAGGGCACCAATGCTTCCCTCAGTCCACAAGTATGGCTGACTCTGCCTCTACCGCTGCCTCTGCGCAGCACCCACCCAACATGGCATCACTGTCGTCTTTCATAGGATTCAACATGGGAAGACAGACAGATTAGCTGATCAATAATTCATCTTCTTTAATGTCGGATCATGTTTGTACTTCAAAAGGTTGAAAAGAAGGCTTTTGAAATGTATGACCTTTTTAATACCTGTTGGTTTTCACACTAAATCTATTCTGATATGAACTGAAAGGGATCATGAGAAACGATTCTGACATGTTTCTAGCAGCACTAGTTTCTCAGccatttacaatgttgtttttaATGTTCAATGTTTGCCAGTTACTGAATTGTCAATGGGTCCGAATTGTTCCTGTGCCTTTGTGGGGCGTATGAATGCATAGTGGAATGTGGATGAATGTGTATCATGTTTTAAAAAMGCACTTTGACGTTGCAACTTTACTTTATGTTCTGGATTGTCAGtataataacacaaatggaaCCTAGTGATGTAAATCAATTGGAATAATACTTGTCTGTAGTGACATCTTGTGGCATAACAGTTCATTACAGTGACTGGTGATAATACCTGTTTTTGTTTGAATGAAGATAAATTCGACGTGAGGCAACATATCACAGAAACATATGGTCCGGTCAGGTTAGGTTATACCAGATATGCTTTTACATTAGCGGRGTGGTGCATGCTTTAGTCTTTGTTTGTGTCCCAAAAGACACCAACTCCTtatgtttgaccagagcccatatagtgcactacttttgaccagcgccctgGACAAAGgtcgtgcactatgtagggaacagggtgacatttgggatgaaCCCTATATTGTATTTGCTGCTGGAAATGTACAAATAATCAGACTTCAGACTTGGATGGTTCCTCTGCAATGTGTTATTATTGTATTTACACCCTTTTCTGCTGTCTCTGTGTGGCCATATGTGTGCCTGTATGCTTCATTGCATGTGTGTACAGCGGCCCCTTTGAGTGGGCTGGTTCCATTGTTRTGTCTTACCTGTGTGGCCTTGTTTGGCTTGGGGCAGGTGGACAATGAGACACGGTGACAGAGCTCTAGTCACCCAGCTGCTGGTCTTTGACCCCCCCCCATTGGATAGATTAGATTTGTCACCTCGTCAGCTGACGCCTCATTTCACTGGGAAATGTGMCTCTCCCTATTTGCATCTGACAACATAGGGCCTATAGTAGCCTACAGCTTCATAACTCAACACTCTACTTTGCATCTTTATCTTCTCTGCAGTGGTAGTACAATAGGCTAGTCTATTCTTCTGAACTGGTCACATGGGTCTCTGAAAGAGGGATATTGCTCACTAAGTATAGAAATatttatacatgtacagtatgttgtgagATGTGAAATATGAACTGATCAGatgcatttgacattttagtcatttagcagatgctcttatccagagtgaattaCAGTTAGTGGattcattttaagatagctaggtgggacaaccacatatcacaggtgggggggtggggggtgggggggtaaagtgcaagtgttggttcaggaaagtgtattttgtgtttttgcTTTTTTACTGTGTAGTGTAGTTTGTGTTCATTTGTACAAATGACCTTTTCTAAGAAATGGCTTATTTGTGTCTGAtacaaacagacacaacacaaagaAATGTCGGTAACACTTTCTATGATACATACACAGATAATGCCTGCAAGTGCATTAGTAATGCCTTCTAATACACTTACGCACACTTATAGTGACTCACTATAAGATATCATAATATCTCATAAGTAGTTCTAGCATCCTTATAATACATTGCTGTAATGCATTATAAGCCCAGAGAGCACACCTCAACAGGTTGAGTATTTTATTTAGCACCGTTTGCACAATGTTTGCACTTCTGAGTAGCCTAACCTGCAAACAGCTGGCTGAGGTGCAGGCTGGAATAACCAGTCAGCCAGGCAGCAACCAGAGCAAACAACATTGTTTGAACatcagttttttttctccctccccgCATTTTCTCGTATCCGTTCATTGTATCTTACGCTGTTTGGGAATAAACCATAGAGTGATAAGAGATGAACCAGGATAgagacaactttttttttttttttttcaattttccctCGCAATTTCTGTTTACATCAATACCCCTCCATGGGACCACATGCGTATGTGTGATAACTGTGTGGAGTAAGTGAGGCAGACTGTTTCTCAGGATCCAGTTTCTCCATGGTAACAGAGCCAGCCAGCCCCGTCAGAGTGGTTGCATAAGCATTGATGTATCGTCAGGAAGTGATgctgttattgttgttttatcaTCACGCTCCGTTTTTATTCAGAAATTCATKGTTTCAAGTAGCCCTTCaaatgcattttgtatttatttgatttgtatttgtacaGGGAGGCAACATTGACACAGATCTCTTCAAGTGAACCActcaaacaacatacaaaaatgcAATGCATGTAGTATTTAAGAGAAGTCTGCTAGTTACATATTTGAACCAAGTACACATCCATACATATCCTGAGATCACATGGTAAGTCAGGCTTATTTAACTTAGAGATGTCTgctttacatacactacatgatgctcgtcgaacatctcattccaaaatcatgggcattaatatgBagttggtcccccctttgctgctataacagccttcacttttctgggaaggctttccactaaatgttggaacattgttgtagggacttgtttccattcagccacaagagcattcgtgaggtcgggcactgatgttgggcaattaggactggctcgcagtcggcgttccaattcatcccaaaggtgttcgatggggtagaggtcagggctctgtgctggccagtcatgttcttccacaccgatctcgacaaacaatttctgtatgtacctcactttgtgcacgggggcattgtcatgctgaaacaggaaagggccttccccaaactgttgccacaaagttggaagcacagaatcgtcaagaatgtcattgtatgctgtacagctacgatttctcttcactggaactaaggggcctagccccaaccatgaaaacagccccagaccagtattcctcctccaccaaactttatagttggcactttgcattggggcaggtagcctattacctggcatccgccaaacccagattcgtccatcggactgccagatggtgaagcgtgattcatcactctagagaacgcttttccactgctccagaatccagaATCCAAGAATCCAAGcttgtcattgcgcatggtgatcttaggcttgtgtgcggctgctcggccatggaaacccatttcatgaacctcccgacgaacagttcttgtgctgacattgtttccagaggcagtttggaactcggtagtgagtgttgcaaccgaagacagacggTTTTTACGAGCTCCAGcattcggcggtcccgttctgtgagcttgtgtggcctaccacttcgtgcctgagccgttgttgctcctagacgttgccacttcacaataagctctagcagggcagaaatttgaagaactgactgGTTGGAAAGGTGCAggggcgattttagcatgtaaatcttggtgggacaaAAAAAAAGCAATGTGGGATGTTTTCCAGCAAAGcccctacacaacacaacactaaacaatacattaactggactataacagtgacaagcggtgcccacaaactgttWGGGattacataaagctgtcccaacaccttatCACTgccacacctggctatcagcgtagtttctactgacaattgagatgtacaaattatGGCATAAGAGGACGACAAGcgtataagaggcaatccgtaatttcgattaagacattagtAGGACGGACGTAGGCAATATAACTAATTGTTCAgcacagaattcagaacatgggccattcttacagtgtcctccctgtacaccaagtcagaaccgtagaataaataaagggggcatataagcagacaatgaaagctcttacaatattcaatgattacatttctgaaaaacaggttataggctacatgtgcaccaccaagtcagaacagtagYCGAacttaagaggtgaaaatagaccagattattaaggtgaggcacatgggctactaacagcttactacacaacatacacttagtattactttcttagctagagtatacatatctccctggcatattaaagaatttatgcagcagcatacaagacatttttggattctgtgctcacttgaacaggaaggtggcgtccttcgtgggcaaattttgtcatcaaactttgtcatcaaagtctgtcattctttgtatttatggtgctttcaagacaactgggaactaaaacaaaatatgttgaatcatgatgacgtcagtgttCTTCAGGTCGTacctctagaaagaggccagagttcccgatttgcaagagttggatgaaagttcaaaatgttttttcccaGTTTTAGCTcatttttcccgagttcccagttgtcttgaactctctaaagtcagattttgcagttcagagttaacagttgttttaagcgcggcacaaatcatgcttcattgacagcattgCCAATGTTGTATGTTTATAGTTTTAAAcaaggaaaagagacccttaatcttagactttgGATCACACAGCCACTGCcattccactgaatagcaggctaatgattgcttagcaatgcttgcagttagccactMATTCCTTCcgaaccactcattgttgaatttgcgatttccaacttgttgtgtaatgtttatgtccaatggccgatgagcaccgatacgtttaatctataatttctcttcattatttctcttcatatgacaaggattaaaaaggatttgccagtagattgtcgtcttgattcatgatgatgactgctagctatgattttgaaagtaagatgttgacatgatcagtccaatcaaagctactgaagatataacgtgatttgacgtcattttatctgtggccaatgaccttgagcctccttggatgggcacttctaatgccCATCCAAGAGGCTAGAATTTTCGAGGTCTACCCGTAGACTTGGTGGTAGTGTCCCCatgaatgacagaacactgagccaatcaaggcACAATGCTCTATATTTTCTGCTgacttgccccaccaccacagaaagcactgagctaggctgaaacatctgcattttggagctgccttactcaagaaaacaaaaagagaccatgCTTGTatgaggctttattaactcaattatatatatttttttttacattgtttgcaaactgatatgtgacgtgtattaatgccaaaataacatgcaaaacaggcaagcccaaaatatatatatatatttttttgttgcaaaaaatgtgagccacctgccctgaatgacgggcatcctatgacggtgccacattgaaagttacTGAGATCTTCAGGAAGGCAATGCTACTGCaaacgtttgtctatggagattgcatggctgtgtgctcgattttacacacctgtcagcaacaggtgtggctgaaatagccgaatcaactcatttgaaggggtgtccacatacttttgtatatacagtgcgcCTGATCAGACGCTGATTTCACCATGTGCAAATATTCAGTAGTAGCACCTTTCTTCAGAATCTTGCCTTGAGAAGACAC
Protein-coding regions in this window:
- the LOC111974110 gene encoding beta-crystallin A2-like, with the protein product MNTQQMEQMGQFKITVWEDENFQGKRCEFLLECQNIMDRGFHKIRSIKVENGPWLGYEYPEFQGQQFILEKGDYPRYEAWSGNSSYRTEHMLSFRPIKCANHSDSKVTLYECEDFQGRKFEMCDDYPSLQAMGWCSKEVPSIKVNSGAWVAYQFPGYRGYQYILERDRHQGEYRHYNEYSTQAHTNQVQSIRRIQH